From a region of the Oncorhynchus mykiss isolate Arlee chromosome 32, USDA_OmykA_1.1, whole genome shotgun sequence genome:
- the LOC110488409 gene encoding zinc transporter 8 isoform X1, which translates to MFRNDSEKTQLVTEKGTMYSITMESVSTDGIMQKEKDSNIKHCHDNSQATEDREREKQLARKRLYVVSAVCLVFMIGEILGGYFAGSLAVMTDAAHLLVDFASFIISLVSLWLSSRPATRTLSYGWHRAEILGALLSVVTIWLVTGVLVYLAVQRLISDNYEIEGTIMLITSGCAVLANIIMAFTLHQSGHGHSHGGLSSGHGHSHSTNDKSKHGHSHKSSHSHSNGNQENHSHGNGDVEQHNGVDGQQQKSAGSRPQANASVRAAFVHVVGDLLQSISVLVSAIIIFFKPEYKIADPICTFLFSMFVLGTTITIMRDILLVLMEGTPAGVKHGEVRDRLLAVKGVKSVHSLHIWALTMNQTVLSAHVAIDDIVDAQPVLREMTQTCFSNYNFHSVTLQLEQQADQKPGCSLCEDPKM; encoded by the exons ATGTTCAGAAACGATTCAGAGAAAACTCAACTGGTCACGGAGAAAGGCACCATGTATAGCATCACCATGGAAAG TGTGTCCACAGATGGGATAATGCAGAAGGAGAAGGACAGCAACATCAAGCATTGCCATGACAACAGCCAAGCTACGGAGGACAGGGAGCGGGAGAAGCAGTTGGCCAGGAAGAGGCTCTACGTGGTCTCGGCTGTCTGCTTGGTCTTCATGATCGGAGAGATCCTGG GTGGTTACTTTGCGGGGAGTCTGGCAGTGATGACAGACGCCGCCCACCTGCTGGTAGACTTCGCCAGCTTCATCATCAGCCTGGTGTCTCTATGGCTCTCGTCCAGACCCGCCACACGCACACTCAGCTATGGCTGGCATCGTGCAG aGATCTTGGGTGCTCTCCTCTCGGTGGTGACCATCtggctggtgacaggtgtgctggTTTACCTGGCTGTGCAGCGCCTCATCAGCGATAATTATGAGATCGAGGGGACCATCATGCTCATTACTTCAGGCTGCGCTGTGCTGGCAAACATCAT TATGGCTTTCACCTTGCACCAGTCTGGGCATGGGCACAGCCACGGGGGCCTCAGCAGTGGGCACGGCCACAGCCACAGCACTAACGACAAGAGCAAGCATGGGCACAGCCACAAGAGCAGCCACTCGCACAGTAACGGTAACCAAGAAAACCATTCCCATGGAAATGGCGACGTGGAGCAGCACAATGGGGTGGACGGTCAGCAGCAGAAGTCGGCGGGGTCACGACCTCAGGCCAACGCCAGCGTGCGCGCTGCCTTCGTGCATGTCGTGGgagacctgctccagagcatcAGCGTGCTGGTCAGCGCCATCATCATCTTCTTTAAG CCTGAGTATAAGATAGCTGACCCGATCTGTACGTTCCTGTTTTCCATGTTTGTCCTGGGAACCACCATCACCATTATGAGAGACATCCTGCTTGTCCTCATGGAAG GTACCCCAGCTGGAGTGAAGCACGGTGAGGTGAGGGATCGGCTGCTGGCAGTGAAGGGGGTGAAGTCTGTCCATAGCCTCCATATCTGGGCCCTGACTATGAACCAGACGGTGCTCTCAGCCCACGTGGCTATAG ATGACATAGTGGATGCCCAGCCAGTCCTAAGGGAGATGACCCAAACCTGCTTCTCCAACTACAACTTTCATTCAGTCACCTTACAGCTGGAACAGCAGGCCGACCAGAAGCCTGGGTGTAGTCTGTGTGAGGACCCCAAAATGTAG
- the LOC110488409 gene encoding zinc transporter 2 isoform X2, producing MNQDPEEQSPAADSRTLACVSTDGIMQKEKDSNIKHCHDNSQATEDREREKQLARKRLYVVSAVCLVFMIGEILGGYFAGSLAVMTDAAHLLVDFASFIISLVSLWLSSRPATRTLSYGWHRAEILGALLSVVTIWLVTGVLVYLAVQRLISDNYEIEGTIMLITSGCAVLANIIMAFTLHQSGHGHSHGGLSSGHGHSHSTNDKSKHGHSHKSSHSHSNGNQENHSHGNGDVEQHNGVDGQQQKSAGSRPQANASVRAAFVHVVGDLLQSISVLVSAIIIFFKPEYKIADPICTFLFSMFVLGTTITIMRDILLVLMEGTPAGVKHGEVRDRLLAVKGVKSVHSLHIWALTMNQTVLSAHVAIDDIVDAQPVLREMTQTCFSNYNFHSVTLQLEQQADQKPGCSLCEDPKM from the exons ATGAACCAGGATCCTGAGGAGCAGAGTCCTGCTGCAGACAGCCGAACGCTGGCTTG TGTGTCCACAGATGGGATAATGCAGAAGGAGAAGGACAGCAACATCAAGCATTGCCATGACAACAGCCAAGCTACGGAGGACAGGGAGCGGGAGAAGCAGTTGGCCAGGAAGAGGCTCTACGTGGTCTCGGCTGTCTGCTTGGTCTTCATGATCGGAGAGATCCTGG GTGGTTACTTTGCGGGGAGTCTGGCAGTGATGACAGACGCCGCCCACCTGCTGGTAGACTTCGCCAGCTTCATCATCAGCCTGGTGTCTCTATGGCTCTCGTCCAGACCCGCCACACGCACACTCAGCTATGGCTGGCATCGTGCAG aGATCTTGGGTGCTCTCCTCTCGGTGGTGACCATCtggctggtgacaggtgtgctggTTTACCTGGCTGTGCAGCGCCTCATCAGCGATAATTATGAGATCGAGGGGACCATCATGCTCATTACTTCAGGCTGCGCTGTGCTGGCAAACATCAT TATGGCTTTCACCTTGCACCAGTCTGGGCATGGGCACAGCCACGGGGGCCTCAGCAGTGGGCACGGCCACAGCCACAGCACTAACGACAAGAGCAAGCATGGGCACAGCCACAAGAGCAGCCACTCGCACAGTAACGGTAACCAAGAAAACCATTCCCATGGAAATGGCGACGTGGAGCAGCACAATGGGGTGGACGGTCAGCAGCAGAAGTCGGCGGGGTCACGACCTCAGGCCAACGCCAGCGTGCGCGCTGCCTTCGTGCATGTCGTGGgagacctgctccagagcatcAGCGTGCTGGTCAGCGCCATCATCATCTTCTTTAAG CCTGAGTATAAGATAGCTGACCCGATCTGTACGTTCCTGTTTTCCATGTTTGTCCTGGGAACCACCATCACCATTATGAGAGACATCCTGCTTGTCCTCATGGAAG GTACCCCAGCTGGAGTGAAGCACGGTGAGGTGAGGGATCGGCTGCTGGCAGTGAAGGGGGTGAAGTCTGTCCATAGCCTCCATATCTGGGCCCTGACTATGAACCAGACGGTGCTCTCAGCCCACGTGGCTATAG ATGACATAGTGGATGCCCAGCCAGTCCTAAGGGAGATGACCCAAACCTGCTTCTCCAACTACAACTTTCATTCAGTCACCTTACAGCTGGAACAGCAGGCCGACCAGAAGCCTGGGTGTAGTCTGTGTGAGGACCCCAAAATGTAG
- the si:ch211-153f2.3 gene encoding protein FAM167A has product MNRDSQSEDTLSTMVLENIKNKLIHAFRTTGEPRDAPESTTGPFSIGRSYQANEELRRAKIDGAITWLRSELLEMRSQDQQLAQTLLGLNNEIQRLRRESMSGALEPEGGEHH; this is encoded by the exons ATGAATCGAGACAGTCAAAGTGAGGACACTTTGTCAACCATGGTTCTGGAGAACATCAAGAACAAACTGATTCACGCATTCAGGACCACTGGTGAACCACGGGATGCCCCAGAGTCTACTACTGGGCCCTTTAGCATTGGCAGGAGTTACCAAGCCAATGAGGAACTGCGGAGAGCTAAGATAGATGGAGCCATAACCTGGCTAAGATCTGAACTG CTGGAAATGCGCTCTCAGGACCAACAGCTGGCCCAGACCCTGCTGGGACTCAACAATGAGATCCAGAGACTGAGGCGGGAGAgtatgtctggggctctggagcCGGAGGGGGGTGAACACCACTAA